A window of the Streptomyces sp. JB150 genome harbors these coding sequences:
- a CDS encoding VOC family protein, which produces MSSVRKFQVTFDCAEPERLARFWCEVLGYDPAPPPRGFASWDAFDRTLPPEQRGGAFACVDPSGEGPRLYFQRVPEGKVVKNRVHLCVRVGTGLVGEERLAALRAECARLEALGARCQRVLLADEHNESCIVMQDIEGNEFCLD; this is translated from the coding sequence ATGTCATCGGTCAGGAAGTTCCAAGTCACCTTCGACTGCGCGGAACCCGAGCGTCTCGCTCGCTTCTGGTGCGAGGTGCTGGGGTACGACCCGGCGCCGCCGCCGCGGGGGTTCGCCAGCTGGGACGCGTTCGACCGCACTCTGCCGCCCGAGCAGCGGGGAGGGGCGTTCGCCTGCGTCGATCCCTCGGGTGAGGGGCCGCGGCTCTACTTCCAGCGCGTCCCCGAGGGCAAGGTCGTCAAGAACCGGGTCCATCTCTGCGTGCGGGTCGGCACCGGGTTGGTGGGGGAAGAGCGCCTCGCCGCACTCCGGGCCGAGTGCGCGCGGCTGGAGGCGCTCGGCGCCAGGTGCCAGCGCGTGCTGCTCGCCGACGAGCACAACGAGTCGTGCATCGTGATGCAGGACATCGAGGGGAACGAGTTCTGTCTCGACTGA
- a CDS encoding LLM class F420-dependent oxidoreductase, with product MRLGLNLRYLGPLGAGARPQESARYVREAERLGFSVAWTAEAFSSDAVSLLGWLAAQTSRIDLGTAAMQIPARTPAMTAMTAATLDLLCEGRFRLGLGVSGPQVAEGWHGSRFEKPLARTREYVDIVRMVLQRETVTYDGEHYRLPLPDGPGKALQLGMRPRRRQVPVYLAAIGPANVRLAGEIADGWLSVFFQPESGQEFLTELRAGRERTGADLRGFDVVAAVPVATGDDLADCADRVRAFTTHYVGGMGSREHNFYNRLMARTGFPGEAEQVQRLYLAGEPRAAAEAVPREFLDRTALLGPTDRIADRLQAYAGAGVTTLSAMIFADHAEQGIATLRTLAEALDKAAVGD from the coding sequence GTGAGACTCGGACTCAACCTCCGCTACCTCGGCCCCCTGGGCGCCGGAGCCCGCCCGCAGGAATCCGCCCGGTACGTCCGCGAGGCCGAGCGCCTGGGCTTCTCGGTGGCCTGGACCGCCGAGGCGTTCAGCTCGGACGCCGTCTCGCTGCTCGGCTGGCTCGCCGCGCAGACCTCGCGCATCGACCTGGGCACCGCGGCGATGCAGATCCCCGCCCGCACCCCCGCCATGACGGCGATGACCGCCGCGACCCTCGACCTGCTCTGCGAGGGCCGCTTCCGCCTCGGACTCGGCGTGTCCGGGCCGCAGGTCGCCGAGGGCTGGCACGGCTCCCGGTTCGAGAAACCGCTGGCACGCACCCGCGAGTACGTCGACATCGTCCGGATGGTCCTGCAGCGCGAGACCGTCACCTACGACGGGGAGCACTACCGCCTGCCGCTCCCGGACGGCCCCGGAAAGGCCCTCCAGCTGGGCATGCGCCCCCGGCGCAGGCAGGTGCCGGTCTACCTGGCGGCCATCGGCCCGGCCAACGTCCGCCTGGCGGGCGAGATCGCGGACGGCTGGCTCTCCGTCTTCTTCCAGCCCGAGTCCGGACAGGAGTTCCTGACGGAACTGCGCGCCGGCCGGGAGCGCACGGGGGCGGATCTGCGGGGCTTCGACGTGGTGGCGGCGGTGCCGGTCGCGACCGGGGACGATCTCGCCGACTGCGCCGACCGGGTGCGCGCGTTCACCACCCACTACGTGGGCGGGATGGGCTCACGCGAGCACAACTTCTACAACCGGCTCATGGCCCGCACCGGCTTCCCCGGCGAGGCCGAACAGGTGCAGCGGCTCTACCTGGCCGGGGAACCGCGAGCGGCCGCCGAGGCCGTACCGCGGGAGTTCCTCGACCGCACCGCCCTGCTCGGTCCCACCGACCGCATCGCCGACCGGCTGCAGGCCTACGCCGGAGCGGGAGTCACCACCCTCTCGGCCATGATCTTCGCAGACCACGCCGAACAGGGCATCGCGACTCTGCGCACCCTGGCGGAGGCGCTGGACAAGGCCGCAGTGGGCGACTGA
- a CDS encoding FMN-binding negative transcriptional regulator: MLIHPWDASLDEAEWRSWIADGHDFGLLSVNGPPGRPPMAVPTHFAGGNGRLLIHLARPNPVWRALENDPNVLFTVFGDYTFVPGPWRAQPDTPPTDGVPTSYYTAVQFTCRATIVDDPEAKAELLRVQMAHFQPAGDHAGIVAGHPPYGRMLSGIRGLYLDVTEVRAKFKYDDHKPVGHRTAVADHLTARAQGLDLAAAAQQRRRLDRIGPYKQP, translated from the coding sequence ATGCTGATCCACCCCTGGGACGCGAGTCTGGACGAAGCCGAATGGCGGTCCTGGATCGCCGACGGTCACGATTTCGGCCTGCTCAGCGTCAACGGCCCGCCGGGCCGGCCGCCCATGGCCGTGCCCACCCACTTCGCCGGCGGCAACGGCCGGCTCCTGATCCACCTCGCCCGGCCGAACCCCGTCTGGAGGGCGCTCGAGAACGACCCGAACGTCCTGTTCACCGTCTTCGGCGACTACACCTTCGTCCCCGGCCCCTGGCGCGCCCAGCCGGACACCCCGCCCACCGACGGCGTCCCCACCAGCTACTACACCGCCGTCCAGTTCACCTGCCGCGCCACGATCGTCGACGACCCCGAGGCCAAGGCGGAACTCCTGCGCGTCCAGATGGCGCACTTCCAGCCCGCCGGCGACCACGCCGGCATCGTCGCCGGCCACCCCCCTTACGGGCGCATGCTGTCCGGTATCCGAGGCCTGTACCTGGACGTCACCGAGGTGCGGGCCAAGTTCAAGTACGACGACCACAAACCGGTCGGACACCGCACCGCCGTCGCGGACCACCTCACCGCGCGCGCCCAGGGCCTGGACCTCGCCGCCGCGGCCCAGCAGCGCCGCCGCCTGGACCGCATCGGCCCCTACAAGCAGCCCTGA
- a CDS encoding phenylalanine--tRNA ligase beta subunit-related protein, giving the protein MTTFRLSPAVADAFPDTLIALVTATGLDGHGPWPETAAAVADLERQLADGTWQPADETDPRIEAWHTAYRSFGTNPRRIRPSVDALGRRLAKKGTLPRVNPAVDAYNTVSVRHGLPAGAFDLDHVAGDVVIRYADGSEEFTPLGEPGTVETPRPGEVVYADTDGVLTRHWNHRDAHRTRVTEDSARVTFVLETLRACHDGHLLTTAAGELRGLLTPHAARTHVVHLSAQRPEATV; this is encoded by the coding sequence ATGACCACGTTCCGTCTCAGCCCCGCAGTCGCCGACGCCTTCCCCGACACCCTCATCGCCCTCGTCACCGCCACCGGCCTCGACGGCCACGGGCCCTGGCCGGAGACCGCCGCCGCCGTGGCGGACCTGGAGCGGCAGCTCGCCGACGGGACCTGGCAGCCCGCCGACGAGACCGATCCGCGCATCGAGGCCTGGCACACCGCCTACCGCTCCTTCGGCACCAACCCCCGCCGCATCCGTCCCAGCGTCGACGCCCTCGGCCGGAGACTGGCGAAGAAGGGCACCCTGCCGCGCGTCAACCCCGCGGTCGACGCCTACAACACCGTCTCCGTCCGCCACGGCCTGCCGGCCGGCGCCTTCGACCTCGACCACGTCGCCGGTGACGTCGTCATCCGGTACGCGGACGGTAGCGAGGAGTTCACCCCGCTCGGCGAACCCGGCACCGTGGAGACCCCCAGGCCCGGCGAGGTCGTCTACGCCGACACCGACGGCGTCCTGACCCGCCACTGGAACCACCGCGACGCCCACCGCACCCGCGTCACCGAGGACTCCGCCCGCGTCACCTTCGTCCTCGAAACCCTCCGCGCCTGCCACGACGGCCACCTTCTGACGACGGCGGCCGGGGAACTGCGCGGCCTGCTCACCCCGCACGCCGCCCGCACCCACGTGGTCCACCTCAGCGCGCAGCGGCCCGAAGCCACCGTGTGA
- a CDS encoding acyl carrier protein, whose amino-acid sequence MSTHTGIALDKEDLRFLIADVLELDVEEVTDDADFVQELEVDSLMALAIVARLERHYGVKLKEDDFKRVSSLTQVHRLIGDKRAAQAAS is encoded by the coding sequence ATGTCCACCCACACCGGGATCGCACTCGACAAAGAAGACCTGCGCTTCCTCATCGCCGACGTCCTCGAACTGGACGTGGAGGAGGTCACGGACGACGCCGACTTCGTGCAGGAGCTGGAGGTCGACTCCCTGATGGCGCTGGCGATCGTCGCCCGGCTGGAGCGGCACTACGGCGTCAAGCTGAAGGAGGACGACTTCAAGCGGGTCTCGTCGCTCACCCAGGTCCACCGGCTGATCGGGGACAAGCGCGCCGCCCAGGCCGCGTCCTGA
- a CDS encoding phosphatase PAP2 family protein: MRVFSRRQGRNTFPAPRRPRTLLWVAAGVVTLGFLVALEIAARRYGVPGPITNQVREVMYPPKSGGLLYASMALMMVVLTWRQRFLALAAAIGVDLAFLLVRWATDTEVTGGHPFGNGALWVMLGCAVVALTRRTGPERALLLKGVGLGLLLITGRKTGDTWLLITAETRPDVLDPYVATADQALGNPSWVAGRIVEATGAFGYNLLDFVYGQLPVAAVIVALYQLRHVATARRFPRHHLVRSFLLIGLLGPAVYMIYPVVGPIFAYGTGTEHWASVSIWSDTWPTRQWAVAEIWPATPPPLTTPHSIPFDEITPRNCMPSLHTAWATAIFLHTRRGPRVLRHAGTFWLVATLCATLGFGYHYGADLVAGVVFVLTIEAALRSFDRGWDRPGLQLVAYGTAVFAALLASYYYLPTQMARHPWLYGPLLLLAMASVIYGYVRTAAPPEPEAAPVPAERVPAPRQTPAESPTPQPPVPEPPAAPAADDQKPITLL, translated from the coding sequence ATGCGGGTGTTCTCGCGCAGACAGGGCAGAAACACCTTCCCCGCCCCGCGTCGGCCCCGCACCCTTCTGTGGGTCGCCGCCGGTGTGGTGACCCTCGGATTTCTCGTCGCCCTGGAGATCGCCGCCCGCCGCTACGGCGTACCCGGGCCGATCACCAACCAAGTACGAGAGGTGATGTACCCGCCCAAATCGGGTGGTCTGCTGTACGCCAGCATGGCGCTGATGATGGTGGTCCTCACCTGGCGGCAGCGCTTCCTCGCCCTCGCCGCCGCGATCGGCGTCGACCTCGCCTTCCTCCTCGTCCGCTGGGCCACCGACACCGAGGTCACCGGGGGCCACCCCTTCGGCAACGGCGCGCTGTGGGTGATGCTGGGCTGCGCGGTCGTCGCCCTCACCCGCCGCACCGGCCCCGAGCGCGCCCTGCTGCTCAAGGGTGTCGGCCTGGGCCTGCTCCTGATCACCGGCCGCAAGACCGGTGACACCTGGCTGCTGATCACCGCCGAGACCCGCCCCGACGTCCTCGACCCGTACGTGGCGACCGCCGACCAGGCGCTGGGCAACCCGTCCTGGGTGGCGGGCCGGATCGTCGAGGCCACCGGAGCCTTCGGCTACAACCTCCTCGACTTCGTCTACGGCCAGCTCCCCGTCGCCGCCGTCATCGTCGCCCTCTACCAGCTGCGCCACGTCGCGACCGCGCGCCGCTTCCCCCGCCACCACCTGGTGCGCAGCTTCCTGCTGATCGGCCTCCTCGGTCCTGCCGTGTACATGATCTACCCCGTCGTCGGGCCGATCTTCGCCTACGGCACCGGCACCGAACACTGGGCCTCGGTCAGCATCTGGTCGGACACCTGGCCCACCCGCCAGTGGGCGGTGGCCGAGATCTGGCCGGCCACACCACCGCCGCTCACCACCCCCCACTCCATCCCCTTCGACGAGATCACCCCGCGCAACTGCATGCCCAGCCTGCACACCGCCTGGGCCACCGCGATCTTCCTCCACACCCGCCGCGGTCCGCGCGTCCTGCGCCACGCAGGCACCTTCTGGCTGGTGGCCACGCTGTGCGCGACGCTCGGGTTCGGTTACCACTACGGCGCCGACCTCGTCGCCGGCGTCGTCTTCGTCCTCACCATCGAGGCGGCCCTGCGCTCCTTCGACCGCGGCTGGGACCGGCCGGGACTTCAGCTGGTCGCGTACGGCACGGCCGTCTTCGCCGCGCTCCTGGCGTCGTACTACTACCTCCCGACGCAGATGGCCAGGCATCCGTGGCTCTACGGCCCGCTGCTCCTGCTGGCGATGGCCTCGGTGATCTACGGCTACGTACGCACCGCGGCCCCGCCAGAACCGGAAGCCGCGCCCGTCCCGGCCGAGCGAGTCCCCGCTCCCCGGCAGACGCCCGCCGAGTCACCGACGCCCCAGCCACCGGTCCCCGAACCGCCGGCGGCGCCGGCCGCGGACGACCAGAAGCCCATCACCCTCCTGTGA
- a CDS encoding fibronectin type III domain-containing protein, whose amino-acid sequence MGGAAGHRGQYHTITVTGELFVTSPPGIGSSRASRTLKLDMTTALSHDRTRTTLTRSVCAGDQARGVLTILFELRSNESVVVSPTLRLFEGSSCGSDDLDAQDEGIQTAFAPRKSLKWRLDARNDELGSPDHARATFTLKHAAGSGTGIGRPAEPSAVVATRVAGQPSSVRVAWENPATDETRMEIRNTTLNQTKSLPTDSKSFTWPDLPLGQQCFQVRAVNDVGPSGWTPVNAKGECV is encoded by the coding sequence GTGGGTGGCGCCGCCGGCCACCGCGGCCAGTACCACACCATCACCGTGACGGGTGAGCTGTTCGTCACGAGCCCGCCCGGCATCGGTTCCTCCAGGGCCTCCCGGACACTCAAGCTGGACATGACGACCGCGCTGAGCCACGACAGGACACGCACCACGCTCACCCGGTCGGTGTGCGCGGGGGACCAGGCGCGGGGCGTTTTGACCATCCTCTTCGAGCTCAGGTCCAACGAATCGGTCGTCGTCTCGCCCACGCTCCGGCTCTTCGAGGGATCGAGCTGCGGCTCGGACGACCTCGACGCCCAGGACGAGGGCATCCAGACGGCGTTCGCCCCGCGCAAAAGCCTGAAGTGGCGGCTGGATGCCCGCAACGACGAACTGGGCTCCCCCGACCACGCCAGGGCGACGTTCACCCTGAAACACGCCGCCGGCTCCGGGACCGGCATCGGCCGGCCGGCCGAGCCGTCGGCCGTGGTCGCCACCAGGGTCGCCGGGCAGCCCTCGAGCGTGCGCGTGGCGTGGGAGAACCCCGCCACCGACGAGACGCGCATGGAGATCCGCAACACCACGCTCAACCAGACCAAGAGCCTGCCCACAGACAGCAAGAGCTTCACCTGGCCCGACCTGCCCCTCGGGCAGCAGTGCTTCCAGGTGCGCGCGGTCAACGACGTGGGCCCGTCGGGCTGGACCCCGGTGAACGCCAAGGGGGAGTGCGTCTGA
- a CDS encoding SDR family oxidoreductase, which produces MTEQQQDPTEQHPQPDFPGQDQPHPGWTGPMDPPPDHGEESYRGSGRLTDRKAVITGGDSGIGRAVALAFAREGADVLFTYLEDEKDDAAETVRLVEEAGRQAVAVSCDVREEENCRSLVDRAVQEFGRIDILVNNAAYQMSQPDGIEAISTEQFDRVVRTNLYGMFWLCKFALRHMPEGGSIINSTSVQAYKPSPHLLDYAMTKGAIVNFTQGLAQMVIERGIRVNAVAPGPVWTPLIPATMPDTQEFGKQAPIGRPAQPAEMAPAYVFLASQEASYITAEIVNATGGTPLP; this is translated from the coding sequence GTGACCGAGCAGCAGCAGGACCCCACCGAACAGCACCCGCAGCCGGACTTCCCCGGCCAGGACCAGCCGCACCCCGGCTGGACCGGGCCCATGGACCCGCCCCCGGACCACGGGGAGGAGTCGTACCGGGGCAGCGGCCGGCTGACGGACCGCAAGGCCGTGATCACCGGCGGCGACTCGGGCATCGGACGGGCGGTCGCGCTGGCGTTCGCCCGTGAGGGGGCAGACGTCCTCTTCACCTACCTGGAGGACGAGAAGGACGACGCCGCCGAGACCGTACGGCTGGTCGAGGAGGCCGGGCGACAGGCCGTGGCCGTCTCCTGCGACGTACGCGAGGAGGAGAACTGCCGGTCCCTGGTGGACCGCGCCGTTCAGGAGTTCGGCCGGATCGACATCCTGGTGAACAACGCGGCCTACCAGATGTCGCAGCCCGACGGCATCGAGGCGATCTCCACCGAGCAGTTCGACCGGGTGGTGCGGACCAACCTGTACGGCATGTTCTGGCTGTGCAAGTTCGCCCTGCGGCACATGCCGGAGGGCGGCAGCATCATCAACTCGACGTCGGTGCAGGCGTACAAGCCCAGTCCGCATCTGCTGGACTACGCCATGACGAAGGGCGCGATCGTCAACTTCACCCAGGGACTGGCGCAGATGGTGATCGAGCGGGGGATCCGGGTCAACGCCGTCGCACCGGGCCCGGTGTGGACACCGCTGATCCCGGCGACCATGCCGGACACCCAGGAGTTCGGCAAGCAGGCGCCGATCGGACGCCCCGCCCAGCCCGCCGAGATGGCCCCCGCGTACGTCTTCCTCGCCTCGCAGGAGGCGTCGTACATCACCGCGGAGATCGTCAACGCGACGGGCGGTACGCCGCTCCCGTAG
- the fabF gene encoding beta-ketoacyl-ACP synthase II produces the protein MTTPPGRHRVVVTGIGMVNPLGTGTETVWTRLLAGTSGVGPIQAFDAGRLPVRIAAEVTDFDPADWLTSKEVRRLDRFCHFAIAAAELAVERAGLDGIDRDGAATVIGSAIGGAGTMRAGVLKDATAPHMVSPFFVPSSIVNMGAGTVAQRFGFRGPGAAPVTACASSADAIGQAYRLVRDGYAGAALAGGSEACIASPLVAGFANLRALSRRNDEPQRASRPFTADRDGFVMGEGATMLLLETAESAEARGAYVYAEICGYGQTSDAYHVTAPDPTGRGAARAMLAALREAGLKPDEIDHINAHGTSTPFSDAAETKAIKSAFGSHSGNLAVSSTKSMTGHLLGASGATETAFCALSIDRGVIPPTINQDAADPECDLDYVPNTARPYEVRAALSNSFAFGGQNVALALQRFVRE, from the coding sequence ATGACCACCCCGCCGGGGCGCCACCGCGTGGTGGTGACGGGCATCGGCATGGTCAACCCGCTCGGCACCGGCACCGAGACGGTCTGGACGCGGCTGCTCGCCGGAACCTCCGGAGTGGGACCGATCCAGGCCTTCGACGCCGGGCGGCTGCCGGTGCGCATCGCCGCCGAGGTGACGGACTTCGACCCGGCCGACTGGCTGACCAGCAAGGAGGTCAGACGCCTCGACCGGTTCTGCCACTTCGCGATCGCCGCGGCCGAACTCGCGGTGGAGCGCGCGGGCCTCGACGGCATCGACCGGGACGGCGCCGCCACCGTGATCGGCAGCGCCATCGGCGGCGCCGGCACCATGCGGGCGGGGGTGCTGAAGGACGCGACGGCGCCTCACATGGTCTCCCCGTTCTTCGTGCCCAGCTCCATCGTCAACATGGGCGCGGGCACCGTCGCCCAGCGCTTCGGCTTCCGCGGCCCCGGCGCCGCCCCGGTCACCGCCTGCGCCTCCTCGGCCGACGCGATCGGGCAGGCCTACCGCCTGGTCCGTGACGGCTACGCCGGGGCCGCGCTGGCCGGCGGCTCCGAGGCCTGCATCGCCTCACCGCTCGTCGCGGGCTTCGCGAACCTGCGCGCGCTGTCCCGCCGCAACGACGAACCCCAGCGGGCCTCCCGCCCGTTCACCGCGGACCGGGACGGCTTCGTCATGGGGGAGGGGGCCACCATGCTGCTCCTGGAGACCGCGGAGTCGGCCGAGGCACGGGGCGCGTACGTCTACGCCGAGATCTGCGGCTACGGCCAGACCAGCGACGCGTACCACGTCACCGCCCCCGATCCCACCGGGCGGGGCGCCGCCCGCGCCATGCTGGCCGCGCTGCGCGAGGCCGGCCTCAAGCCCGACGAGATCGACCACATCAACGCCCACGGCACCTCGACCCCGTTCTCCGACGCCGCCGAGACGAAGGCGATCAAGTCCGCCTTCGGCAGCCACAGCGGGAACCTGGCCGTCAGCTCCACCAAGTCGATGACCGGCCACCTGCTGGGCGCGTCCGGCGCGACCGAGACGGCATTCTGCGCCCTGTCCATCGACCGCGGCGTCATCCCGCCCACCATCAACCAGGACGCGGCCGACCCCGAGTGCGACCTCGACTACGTGCCGAACACCGCCCGGCCGTACGAGGTCCGGGCGGCCCTGTCCAACTCCTTCGCCTTCGGCGGGCAGAACGTCGCGCTCGCCCTCCAACGCTTCGTCAGGGAGTGA
- the fabG gene encoding 3-oxoacyl-ACP reductase FabG, with protein sequence MPDTQRPVALVSGGSRGIGRAVVSRLAHDGFDVAFCYRSDAAAADEVVRSVAGTGARVVPHRVDVTSSEEVRAFADAAESELGPVDAVVTSAGVVRDNPLVRMTGEEWSEVMATNLDGTYHMCRSVIFSFMKRRAGCVVTLSSIAGVHGNATQANYAASKAAIIGFTKSLAKECGKYGVRANVVAPGLIETDMTAGLTEATRKDVLDRVPLGRLGTPDDVADLVSFLVSDRARYISGQVLGVDGGLVV encoded by the coding sequence ATGCCAGACACCCAGCGCCCGGTGGCGCTCGTCTCGGGCGGCTCCCGCGGCATCGGCCGCGCCGTCGTGTCCCGCCTGGCGCACGACGGATTCGATGTCGCGTTCTGCTACCGCTCGGACGCCGCCGCGGCCGACGAGGTCGTCAGGTCGGTCGCCGGCACCGGAGCCCGTGTCGTCCCCCACCGCGTCGACGTGACCTCATCGGAGGAGGTCCGGGCGTTCGCCGACGCCGCGGAAAGCGAGCTCGGCCCGGTCGACGCCGTCGTGACCTCCGCGGGGGTCGTACGGGACAATCCGCTGGTCAGGATGACCGGCGAGGAGTGGAGCGAGGTCATGGCGACCAACCTCGACGGCACCTACCACATGTGCCGCTCGGTCATCTTCTCGTTCATGAAGCGCCGCGCCGGCTGCGTGGTGACGCTGTCGTCCATCGCCGGGGTGCACGGCAACGCCACGCAGGCCAACTACGCGGCCTCCAAGGCGGCGATCATCGGCTTCACCAAGTCCCTGGCCAAGGAGTGCGGGAAGTACGGGGTGCGCGCCAACGTCGTGGCGCCCGGCCTCATCGAGACCGACATGACCGCCGGCCTGACCGAGGCGACCCGGAAGGACGTCCTCGACCGCGTTCCGCTCGGCCGCCTCGGCACCCCCGACGACGTCGCCGACCTGGTCTCCTTCCTCGTCTCCGACCGCGCCCGCTACATCTCCGGCCAGGTACTGGGCGTGGACGGCGGCCTGGTCGTCTGA
- a CDS encoding XRE family transcriptional regulator: MAETEAALRTLAHNVRTARTRAGLSLDELGRRAGVSKGALVALEKAQGNPNFATLVRLADTLGVSVSALLEGPPEERVRVVTADDVKPLWVGERGSEARLMLTTSGPAPVEVWRWRLQPGEEYPSHPHQAGVVETVSVTSGRMVLVADGVEHPLHAGQTATFDATVPHTYRGAGERTCHLVMTVHLPPGPTP; the protein is encoded by the coding sequence GTGGCCGAGACAGAGGCGGCCTTGCGCACCCTCGCGCACAACGTCAGAACCGCCCGCACCCGCGCGGGCCTGTCCCTCGACGAACTCGGCCGGCGCGCCGGTGTCAGCAAGGGGGCCCTGGTCGCCCTGGAGAAGGCCCAGGGCAACCCGAACTTCGCCACGCTCGTCCGGCTCGCCGACACCCTCGGCGTCTCCGTGTCCGCCCTCCTGGAAGGGCCGCCCGAGGAGCGCGTCCGCGTCGTGACCGCCGACGACGTCAAGCCGCTGTGGGTGGGCGAGCGGGGCAGCGAGGCCCGGCTCATGCTGACCACCTCGGGCCCAGCGCCCGTCGAGGTCTGGCGCTGGCGGCTCCAGCCCGGCGAGGAGTACCCCAGCCACCCCCACCAGGCGGGAGTCGTCGAAACCGTCAGTGTCACCTCGGGGCGGATGGTCCTCGTCGCCGACGGCGTCGAGCACCCGCTGCACGCCGGACAGACCGCCACGTTCGACGCCACGGTCCCTCACACCTACCGCGGGGCGGGCGAGCGGACCTGCCACCTCGTCATGACCGTCCACCTGCCGCCCGGCCCCACGCCCTGA
- a CDS encoding cytochrome P450 — MTQLSTRPLATAAPGPTGRLRALLTMSGDPMDYFTGLRDQYGPVVRVPLGMRDMFLVSDPEAVHEVLVTSHRHFTKATMGAGRGTWEAPLSVIFGNSLITSDGEFHRKQRRLIQPMFHHERIAGYGRAFAELSDDIQAGWKDGDRLDLSVEMTELTLAVVARTIFDVSLDSDVAQTVRTAIPRDEGPMRWDSLPFARYLAKLPLPGNKRFFAGRDRLDAIVYRLMAERRQGDGQGADLLSMLLAARDADTGEPMDDRQVRDEAISMLMVGHETTANALTWSYHLLGNHPEARERMHEEIDEVLGDRLPTIADLPRLTWTDAVFSEAMRLYPPIMGMARRSLEDFELHGYRIPKDSFVGIVPWVLHRDSQWWPQPERFAPQRWLKDPRPADAADELTGHAVAPGRPRLAYLPFGGGPRQCIGTAFARMEGVMALATLGRDWEFEPVPGFTVDHLARITVRPRHGLPVTARRR; from the coding sequence ATGACCCAGCTCTCCACCCGGCCCCTGGCCACGGCCGCGCCCGGTCCGACCGGCCGGCTGCGCGCGCTGCTCACGATGTCCGGCGATCCGATGGACTACTTCACCGGTCTGCGCGACCAGTACGGTCCTGTGGTCCGCGTCCCGCTCGGCATGCGGGACATGTTCCTGGTCAGCGACCCGGAGGCGGTCCACGAGGTCCTGGTGACCTCGCACCGCCACTTCACCAAGGCCACCATGGGCGCCGGACGCGGCACGTGGGAGGCCCCGCTCTCGGTGATCTTCGGCAACAGCCTGATCACCAGCGACGGCGAGTTCCACCGCAAGCAGCGCAGGCTGATCCAGCCGATGTTCCACCACGAGCGCATCGCGGGCTACGGCCGTGCCTTCGCCGAGCTGTCGGACGACATCCAGGCCGGCTGGAAGGACGGGGACCGGCTCGACCTGTCGGTCGAGATGACCGAGCTGACCCTCGCCGTCGTGGCCCGTACGATCTTCGACGTCTCGCTGGACAGCGATGTGGCCCAGACCGTCCGCACCGCCATCCCGCGCGACGAGGGTCCGATGCGCTGGGACTCCCTGCCCTTCGCCCGCTATCTGGCGAAGCTGCCGCTGCCCGGCAACAAGCGCTTCTTCGCGGGCCGGGACCGGCTCGACGCCATCGTCTACCGCCTCATGGCGGAGCGCAGGCAGGGCGACGGACAGGGCGCCGACCTGCTCTCCATGCTGCTCGCGGCGCGGGACGCCGACACCGGGGAGCCGATGGACGACCGCCAGGTGCGCGACGAGGCGATCAGCATGCTCATGGTCGGCCACGAGACCACGGCCAACGCGCTCACCTGGTCCTACCACCTGCTCGGCAACCACCCCGAGGCGCGGGAGCGGATGCACGAGGAGATCGACGAGGTGCTCGGTGACCGGCTGCCCACCATCGCGGACCTGCCCCGCCTCACCTGGACCGACGCGGTGTTCTCCGAGGCGATGCGCCTCTACCCGCCGATCATGGGCATGGCCCGCCGGTCCCTGGAGGACTTCGAACTCCACGGCTACCGCATCCCCAAGGACAGCTTCGTCGGGATCGTTCCGTGGGTGCTCCACCGCGATTCCCAGTGGTGGCCGCAGCCCGAGCGCTTCGCCCCGCAGCGCTGGCTCAAGGACCCGCGCCCCGCCGACGCGGCGGACGAGCTCACCGGTCACGCGGTGGCACCCGGCCGGCCGCGCCTCGCCTACCTCCCCTTCGGCGGCGGCCCGCGGCAGTGCATCGGCACCGCCTTTGCGCGGATGGAGGGCGTCATGGCGCTGGCCACCCTGGGACGCGACTGGGAGTTCGAGCCCGTTCCCGGATTCACGGTCGACCACCTGGCCCGCATCACGGTCCGGCCGCGCCACGGCCTGCCGGTGACCGCCAGGCGCCGCTGA